From Candidatus Kryptonium sp., the proteins below share one genomic window:
- a CDS encoding polyprenol monophosphomannose synthase, which produces MRILVVIPTYNEAENIKELIPQILKQKESIPFGEIDVLVVDDNSPDGTADVVRELQKEHGERLHLIVRPGKLGLGTAYVEGFKFALKNNYDFVFEMDADFSHDPNEIPKILKGALDSYDMVIGSRYSHGVSVMNWPMSRVLLSYFANAYARKMTGVPVKDLTSGFKCMSKKVLEKIDLDKIRSNGYAFQIELTVKAYYKGLKIVEHPIIFVERRSGVSKMNKKIVLEAFFMVIRLAFLRLSKFFRKKKNGS; this is translated from the coding sequence ATGAGGATTCTCGTTGTCATCCCGACCTACAATGAAGCAGAAAATATAAAGGAACTAATACCACAGATCTTGAAACAGAAGGAATCTATTCCATTCGGAGAAATTGATGTTCTTGTTGTTGATGATAATTCTCCAGATGGGACAGCAGATGTCGTTAGGGAACTTCAGAAAGAACACGGAGAAAGATTACATTTGATCGTAAGACCGGGAAAACTTGGGCTTGGGACCGCCTATGTTGAAGGCTTCAAGTTTGCTTTAAAGAACAATTACGATTTCGTTTTTGAGATGGATGCAGATTTTTCACATGATCCGAACGAGATACCTAAAATTTTGAAAGGAGCACTTGATAGTTATGATATGGTCATTGGATCAAGATACTCTCATGGCGTTTCTGTTATGAACTGGCCAATGAGTCGTGTTTTGTTAAGCTACTTCGCTAATGCTTACGCAAGAAAAATGACCGGCGTTCCCGTCAAAGATTTGACAAGTGGATTTAAATGTATGTCAAAAAAAGTTCTTGAGAAAATTGATCTTGATAAGATAAGGTCAAATGGTTACGCTTTTCAAATAGAGTTGACAGTTAAAGCTTACTATAAGGGTTTGAAAATTGTTGAGCATCCGATAATTTTCGTTGAGAGAAGATCTGGAGTATCAAAAATGAATAAGAAAATTGTTTTGGAGGCGTTCTTTATGGTTATTCGGCTTGCTTTTTTGAGGCTTTCAAAATTTTTTAGAAAAAAGAAAAATGGAAGTTGA
- a CDS encoding DegT/DnrJ/EryC1/StrS family aminotransferase, whose amino-acid sequence MEVPVFTPVRQYLNLKEEIDLAIQKVLNRGDFILGEEVREFEQKVAEYLGVKHAIGVASGTDALQIALMAIGLKPGDEVITTPFTFIATAETVALLGGKPVYVDIEEKTYNINPDLIEEKISEKTKAIIPVHLYGQPAEMEKIIDIARRYNLYVIEDSAQALGSEYKGKKVCTFGDISCISFFPTKNLGAFGDAGMIVTNNDELAEKMKMIRVHGARIRYTHEILGVNSRLDTLQASILLVKFKYLDKWNERRIQIAKKYNDGLKDIDSILLPYSEPYNKHIYHQYTIRTKYRDELSSFLKERGVQTAVHYPLPLHLQKVFSYLGYKQGDFPVAEKCAKEVLSLPVFPELKDDEIDYVIELVREFYQKMRD is encoded by the coding sequence ATGGAAGTTCCTGTTTTTACACCTGTTAGACAATACTTAAACTTGAAAGAGGAAATTGATTTAGCTATTCAAAAGGTTTTAAACAGAGGTGATTTCATCCTCGGCGAAGAAGTTAGAGAATTTGAGCAAAAAGTTGCAGAATATCTTGGAGTTAAACATGCAATAGGTGTAGCTTCCGGAACAGATGCACTTCAAATTGCTTTGATGGCAATTGGTCTAAAGCCAGGAGATGAAGTTATAACAACTCCATTTACATTCATTGCAACCGCTGAAACAGTTGCCCTGCTTGGAGGTAAACCAGTTTATGTTGATATTGAAGAGAAGACATATAACATAAATCCAGATTTAATTGAGGAGAAAATCTCGGAGAAAACAAAGGCAATTATTCCTGTTCATCTTTATGGTCAACCTGCAGAGATGGAAAAGATCATTGACATAGCCAGAAGATATAATCTTTATGTAATTGAGGACTCTGCACAAGCTCTTGGCTCTGAATATAAAGGTAAAAAAGTTTGCACATTTGGAGACATCTCGTGTATAAGTTTTTTCCCAACTAAGAACCTTGGTGCATTTGGAGACGCGGGGATGATCGTCACAAACAATGATGAACTTGCAGAAAAGATGAAAATGATAAGAGTTCACGGAGCGAGGATTAGATATACCCATGAGATACTCGGTGTAAACAGTCGGCTTGATACTTTGCAGGCGAGCATCCTTCTTGTGAAATTTAAATATCTTGACAAATGGAATGAGAGAAGAATTCAAATTGCAAAAAAATATAACGATGGTTTAAAAGATATTGATTCTATACTTCTTCCGTATTCAGAACCATATAACAAGCACATATATCATCAGTACACAATTAGAACGAAATACAGGGATGAGCTTTCATCGTTTCTAAAGGAAAGAGGAGTTCAAACCGCAGTTCATTATCCGCTTCCCCTGCATCTTCAAAAAGTTTTCTCATATCTCGGCTATAAACAAGGTGATTTCCCCGTCGCAGAGAAGTGTGCAAAAGAAGTTTTATCGCTACCAGTATTTCCTGAATTAAAAGATGATGAAATTGACTATGTAATTGAATTAGTAAGAGAATTTTATCAAAAAATGAGGGATTAA
- a CDS encoding undecaprenyl-phosphate glucose phosphotransferase: MSKVSERILVFFVDIFSVFLSWSIYYIVRVESGWFSYYVKPEFWAPMIVVSVYWLVIFWLFGLYQPWYAKSRMDEVFTILKAVTFGVLLLFFAIFIDDISTNSPANSRLLILIYWILVMFFVSVGRVSLRTLQRKLLEKGIGARNTLIVGFNEKAKEIYELLKKYPALGYKVIGFVRTDKRKGGEYKDVKVLGSVERINDIIREYDVKEIIFALDSSEHEKLLEIIGRCEEEVGFKIVPDLYDAISGQARTNQIYGFPLIEIMPELMKPWEKVAKRLIDIFISLTVLVLGLPLWIIIAILIKIDSKGPVIYKQERVGKDGKIFTLYKFRSMFENAEAMTGPTWASKNDPRVTRVGRILRKLHLDEVPQFFNVLKGDMSLIGPRPERPAFVEKLSKEIPLYKRRLKVKPGITGWAQVKYKYDESIEDVKKKLQYDLFYIENMSLRMDFKIIVHTILHILSGKGQT, translated from the coding sequence ATGTCAAAAGTGTCTGAAAGAATATTGGTATTTTTTGTAGATATTTTCTCTGTATTTCTTTCCTGGTCTATTTATTATATCGTTCGGGTTGAAAGTGGTTGGTTTTCTTATTATGTTAAGCCTGAATTTTGGGCTCCGATGATCGTCGTTTCTGTTTATTGGCTTGTAATTTTCTGGCTATTCGGATTATATCAACCTTGGTATGCAAAGTCAAGAATGGATGAAGTTTTCACTATTTTAAAAGCCGTGACATTCGGTGTCCTACTTCTTTTCTTCGCTATTTTTATTGATGATATATCAACAAATTCACCTGCGAACTCAAGATTACTAATTTTAATTTACTGGATCTTAGTGATGTTTTTCGTATCGGTTGGAAGAGTAAGTTTGCGAACTTTGCAACGGAAATTGCTTGAAAAAGGAATCGGAGCAAGAAATACTTTGATAGTTGGATTTAATGAAAAAGCGAAGGAAATCTACGAACTTTTAAAAAAATATCCAGCTCTTGGATATAAAGTCATTGGCTTTGTTAGAACCGACAAAAGAAAAGGCGGAGAATATAAAGATGTTAAGGTCCTTGGCTCAGTAGAAAGAATCAATGACATAATCAGAGAGTATGATGTTAAAGAAATCATCTTTGCCCTTGATTCATCAGAACATGAGAAACTTTTGGAGATAATTGGAAGATGCGAGGAAGAAGTTGGATTTAAAATTGTCCCCGACCTTTATGATGCCATAAGTGGTCAAGCTAGAACAAATCAAATTTACGGATTTCCACTTATTGAGATAATGCCTGAATTAATGAAGCCATGGGAAAAAGTCGCAAAAAGATTGATTGATATATTTATATCACTTACAGTTCTTGTTTTGGGATTACCGCTTTGGATTATAATTGCAATTTTGATAAAAATTGATTCAAAGGGACCAGTCATATATAAGCAAGAAAGAGTTGGTAAGGATGGCAAAATTTTTACGCTGTATAAATTCCGTTCAATGTTTGAAAATGCAGAAGCTATGACTGGACCAACCTGGGCTTCAAAAAATGATCCGAGGGTGACTCGGGTTGGAAGAATTTTAAGAAAACTGCATCTGGATGAAGTTCCGCAGTTTTTTAATGTTTTAAAAGGTGATATGAGCTTGATAGGACCTAGACCTGAAAGACCAGCTTTTGTTGAAAAACTTTCTAAAGAGATCCCGCTCTATAAACGAAGGTTGAAGGTTAAACCCGGTATAACTGGATGGGCACAGGTTAAATATAAGTATGATGAATCCATTGAGGATGTTAAAAAGAAATTGCAATATGATCTCTTTTACATTGAAAATATGTCGCTCAGGATGGATTTTAAAATAATTGTTCACACTATTTTACATATACTTTCTGGTAAAGGTCAAACTTAA
- a CDS encoding glycosyltransferase — protein sequence ERSDIPNILSQSDIFVLPSRWEGLPLTIIEAMMAGLPVVASNVGGVSELVDNGVTGFLVPPGNVEVFVDALKTLVDNESLRQEMGKAGLKKAFEKFSLDNMLSKTNEVYWEVLRSKKLVENVKSV from the coding sequence GAAAGATCCGATATACCAAATATATTATCTCAAAGTGATATTTTTGTTTTGCCGTCCCGTTGGGAAGGTTTACCATTGACAATTATAGAAGCAATGATGGCGGGTTTGCCTGTTGTTGCTTCAAATGTTGGAGGAGTATCTGAATTAGTAGATAATGGAGTTACGGGTTTCCTCGTCCCACCAGGTAATGTTGAGGTATTTGTTGATGCTTTGAAAACTCTTGTTGATAATGAGAGTCTAAGACAAGAGATGGGGAAGGCTGGATTAAAGAAAGCTTTTGAGAAATTTAGTCTTGATAATATGCTTTCTAAAACAAATGAGGTTTATTGGGAAGTTTTGAGATCAAAAAAGCTCGTTGAAAATGTCAAAAGTGTCTGA